ATGGCATATCCGCACATCGGCTAGTTAGTACATTGGAATTTATATGCGGAACTTACTGAACTTCCTGATTAAATACAACTACTGGTTCCTCTTTGTTATGCTTGAGGTCGCCAGTTTTATTTTGTTGTTTCGCTTTAATAACTATCAGGGAAGCACTTTCTTTACTTCGACCAATGCCGCTGCCGGAAAGATTTATGAGCTCCGGAGCTCGGTGACATCCTATTTCTATCTGAAGAGCGCTAATGAGGAGTTACTAGACCGTAACATGATGCTGGAACAGCAGATTGCCGGACTGAAAAAAGAACTGAGAGAGCGGGGAGAAGATTCATTGAAAGTAGATAGTATGTTCAGCACACCTCTAAAAGGAATTAATCTGCTAAAGGCGGATGTTATAGATAATTCGCTGACTAAAGCCGAAAATTTTGTCACATTGGATAAAGGCTCCAGTGATGGAATTCGAAGGGATATGGGAGTTATTGACCGCAATGGGGTAGTAGGAGTTGTTTGTATGACTTCACCTCACTATTCATTAGTGATCCCTTTGATATCCAGCAAAAGCAATGTAAACTGTAAGTTGTTGCGTAGCGGATACTTCGGTCCGCTGAAATGGGAGGGTGGCGATTCACGCTATGCTTTCCTAAACGATTTGCCTCGCCATGCGAAATTCAGTCTGGGTGATACAGTGGTAACCAGTGGTTACTCTGAGATTTTTCCTCAGGGAATAATGGTGGGTACAGTAGACCATATCGGAAACTCCAAAGACGGTCTCTCTTATCAGCTGAAGATAAGACTGGCAACAGATTTTGGTAAACTAAGCAATGTGAGGGTGATTCCTGTTAAGTTCAATAAGGAACAGATGTTCCTGAAGCAAATGGAGAATAAACAGTAATGTTAGCAACCTATTTAAAACGTATAGAGTGGTTTGTGGCCCTGGTCCTGGTTCAGGTTCTGGTGCTTAATAATGTGCATATTGCAGGATATGCCACTCCTTTTATATATATATACCTCATTCTTAAAATTTCGTCTGGAGTATCCAGAAATGAACTTGTGTTTTGGGGATTTTTTCTTGGACTTACTGTTGATATTTTCTCAAACACTCCTGGCATGAATGCTGCTGCAACCACTTTCATTGCCTTTATTCGTCCGTACCTGTTACGGCTATTCTCTCCACGCGACAATTCTGATGAAATTGTTCCGGCTATTAAAACCATCGGGGTTTCACCTTTTATTAAATACGTGATAACCTGCGTACTGTTTCATCATGCCACCTTGTTGCTCATCGATTCGTTCTCTTTCTTTGACTTAACCTTTTTGCTAATCAAAATAGGGGCAAGCTCCTTACTTACTATTGTATGTGTGATGTGTATTGAAGGATTTAATAAATAGAAAGTGGCACGGGATTATAACTTAGAAAAAAGGAAATTTGTAGTTGGTGGCGTTGCCATATTGGTGGTGCTTATCTATATCGCACGTCTTTTTGTCTTGCAGATTTTATCGGAAGATTATAAGAAGAATGCAGATAGTAATGCTTTCCTGAATAAAATTCAATACCCTTCGCGAGGGATTATTTACGATCGTAACAACAAATTGCTGGTTTATAATCAGCCGGCCTATGATGTGATGGTGGTGATGAAAG
The Bacteroides sedimenti genome window above contains:
- the mreC gene encoding rod shape-determining protein MreC, whose translation is MRNLLNFLIKYNYWFLFVMLEVASFILLFRFNNYQGSTFFTSTNAAAGKIYELRSSVTSYFYLKSANEELLDRNMMLEQQIAGLKKELRERGEDSLKVDSMFSTPLKGINLLKADVIDNSLTKAENFVTLDKGSSDGIRRDMGVIDRNGVVGVVCMTSPHYSLVIPLISSKSNVNCKLLRSGYFGPLKWEGGDSRYAFLNDLPRHAKFSLGDTVVTSGYSEIFPQGIMVGTVDHIGNSKDGLSYQLKIRLATDFGKLSNVRVIPVKFNKEQMFLKQMENKQ
- the mreD gene encoding rod shape-determining protein MreD, translated to MLATYLKRIEWFVALVLVQVLVLNNVHIAGYATPFIYIYLILKISSGVSRNELVFWGFFLGLTVDIFSNTPGMNAAATTFIAFIRPYLLRLFSPRDNSDEIVPAIKTIGVSPFIKYVITCVLFHHATLLLIDSFSFFDLTFLLIKIGASSLLTIVCVMCIEGFNK